One part of the Cyclobacteriaceae bacterium genome encodes these proteins:
- a CDS encoding (2Fe-2S)-binding protein, whose protein sequence is MFKLHVNGKTREVDVAPDTPLLWVLRESLDLAGTKFGCGIAQCGACTVHLDGEAVRSCAMPISAVGTGKVVTIEGLSEKGDHPVQKAWEEVDVMQCGYCQAGQIMSAAALLKKNPNPSDEEIFTAMNGNICRCGTYVRIREAIKQAAAIS, encoded by the coding sequence ATTTTCAAACTTCATGTAAATGGTAAAACCCGCGAAGTAGATGTTGCACCCGATACTCCTTTATTATGGGTATTGCGTGAATCGCTCGATCTGGCAGGAACCAAATTTGGTTGCGGTATTGCCCAATGTGGTGCTTGTACGGTTCATCTTGATGGTGAAGCTGTGCGATCCTGTGCCATGCCCATCTCGGCCGTAGGCACGGGTAAAGTTGTTACCATTGAAGGGCTGTCAGAAAAAGGAGATCATCCGGTGCAAAAGGCATGGGAAGAAGTTGACGTGATGCAATGCGGATATTGCCAGGCCGGCCAGATTATGTCGGCTGCTGCCCTGCTCAAGAAAAACCCGAACCCCAGCGATGAGGAAATTTTTACAGCGATGAATGGAAACATCTGCCGTTGTGGTACCTATGTGCGCATACGCGAGGCTATCAAACAAGCCGCAGCAATAAGCTGA